Proteins from one Peromyscus eremicus chromosome 8a, PerEre_H2_v1, whole genome shotgun sequence genomic window:
- the Tmem238l gene encoding transmembrane protein 238-like has protein sequence MLLGRPCTRCHLGRCVFFLIVALLADAVGLILLLLGIFATLNYWDFLVYTGALILALSLLFWLAWYSINIEVPLEKLDC, from the coding sequence ATGCTCCTGGGCAGACCTTGCACAAGATGCCATCTAGGGCGCTGTGTATTTTTCCTCATTGTGGCTCTTTTGGCCGACGCTGTGGGCCTGATCCTTTTGCTGCTGGGGATCTTTGCCACACTAAACTACTGGGACTTCTTGGTCTACACAGGGGCTCTGATCCTGGCCCTGAGCCTACTGTTCTGGCTTGCCTGGTATTCCATCAATATCGAGGTGCCTCTTGAGAAGCTGGACTGTTAG
- the Pirt gene encoding phosphoinositide-interacting protein, with protein MTMEVLPKALEVDEKSPESKDLLPSQTASSLCISSRSESVWTTTPRSNWEIYRKPIIIMSVGAAILLFGVAITCVAYILNENNKVVPALKMIGPAFLSLGLMMLVCGLVWVPIIKKKQKQRQKSNFFQSLKFFLLNR; from the coding sequence ATGACGATGGAGGTGCTCCCCAAGGCCCTGGAGGTAGACGAGAAGTCTCCAGAATCCAAGGACCTGCTGCCCAGCCAGACAGCCAGCTCCCTGTGCATCAGCTCCAGAAGTGAGTCTGTCTGGACCACCACCCCCAGGAGCAACTGGGAAATCTACCGCAAGCCCATCATCATCATGTCAGTGGGAGCTGCCATTCTGCTCTTTGGTGTGGCCATCACCTGTGTGGCCTACATCTTGAATGAGAACAATAAGGTTGTGCCCGCCCTCAAGATGATAGGCCCTGCCTTCCTGTCCTTGGGACTCATGATGCTGGTGTGTGGGCTGGTGTGGGTGCCCATCATCAAAAAGAAGCAGAAGCAAAGGCAGAAGTCCAACTTCTTCCAAAGCCTCAAGTTCTTCCTCCTGAACCGCTGA